Below is a genomic region from Diabrotica undecimpunctata isolate CICGRU chromosome 7, icDiaUnde3, whole genome shotgun sequence.
GTGTTTGCGTGCACCCATTATTGTTAGTATGTTCCATAGTTTATACCTCTAACATTATCACAGGCATTTGTACCGtcaacaaaacatataaatatcGGCATCTGATATTGTCTGGCTTTTCCTAtgatgttttttaaattaaagtctAGTGCCCCTGCCCTTCACAAATCCAGCATCATTCTTTTTCTTCATGTGctatctcctctaagaaggttggtaaccatcatggcaattcgcattTTCGATACCGCTgttctaaagaggtcagcagaagtgcagttaaaccaagctctcaaattgtttaaccaggagatacGCCTTCTTCTGCGACTCCTTCTagcctgtattcttccttgtagtattaattgcagcaagttataacgcagttataacgctcgcccctcatgacatgtgcCAGATATTGCAGttgttttctgactttaattgtatttaaaacctccttatcttttcccattcttctcaacacgtcgacattcgtgactctatccacccaacttatttttaatatccttctgtaggcccataactcgaaggcttctaatctgtccgaaacatatTTCTTTAATGTTCAAGCCtccaatccataaactaatacggagaacacgtagcatctcagaagtcttatctttaaagaaattgaaatgtccctgctgcagagtacttttttcagtttgttgaaagaatttcttgcctgccctattcttgccttaatctcttctgtgtactcattatttttgttaattattgtacccagatatttatatttttcaacttttttaatttgttcttcatgtattgttatgttttcttgtcgctgttgggcttttgtaattaccataaattgtgtcttttttgtgtttagaaacagtccgttttcttcaccaATCCAGCCTGCTCAGTTGCTATTTGCCAACTTATAAAGTTTTCTAGATGATGTCGCAGAATGTAGAGGATCACCTTACTGGAATGTGATATTAGAGGTAGTAGCATATAGTTGTTACAATTATTTGTTGGATCTTTCTTATGTAGAGGTATGATTATGGTATTTCCCAATCCTCAGGCCGGACGCCTGTGTGCCAGACTTCATTTTCAAATTGATGTAATATTCTCACTCCACAAACCGTAAGATACTTCAAGACATCGACAGTGATGAAATCATATCTTATACATACTTTATCTTAAGTTTTTTTAGAGCAAATTCAACCTCTGAAAAATGTGTCAGATTCAAATTTAAAGACTGTGTTTTCGGTGTCTGCAAGAGGAGTGTGATGTATCCTTGTTGAAGGAGAGTCGTAAGTGGAGGCCTGATATTTAGGTACATACAGGATGTCAAAAATCTATAACCTTGTCCAAATCCGTCTGTACATTGCCTTCATCATCTTTGTTAGACCAATATTTCTGCTTGAATATACCTGTGAGTAGTCTGACTTTATCGAAAAGTTCTTTGGTGTTATTTGTATCGGCATGTTGTTGAATCTCTTTGCAGATGTTCTTGTCTTTTCTATAAACATCTTGAATAGTGTGATAATTCAGTTTCTCTATTTACAGACTCTATTTTCAGTTAACCCTCTATATTGTTTTTTGTCGCTTCGAATACGTCAAGTGCGTGTACTCTAATAACATTGGGGGGGTTAAGCgtgataatttaggattgaagctgtaGATAAGTCGAATaaacccctctaatgaattgtctctactctgataaaggctgtcaccattgtagaagatgTCTGTCTCAATGTCcttatcaatgcctctacaattcttaggggatacttatccctgcgagcgggggaaggcttactggttccactagtctggactgactggttccgccctcgcggatttacaagaggatAGGGAAATCTTTCTGGAAAGGAAGagaattaaggacttctcggtctcaggtcctgcaaagagtgagaggctatgggcttacgttagaagccggagcactgcataagcgaaatgtgtatctcttctagtctcgacctgtaacggctaggaataacaaaaacaaatttcgagtttacgaTGTATTAACTatactgtacactacaaaatatcagttaggaccaaaaatgttcgatcaggcgcgaagggagacgagaagagacaagcaagaaattaaaggttgccgacacttatacgtcacactatcccgtcgagttaaataacgcgtccactgtctgcgtatcgtccgatctccacACTATGGCGTGGAGCGTCTGGCGTAACCACTTCCCACTAGTCCCCCTCGCGTGGGGCCCTCTCAGGCGCCGCGCTTTTACTGGCCGTTTGACcaacttctgtttgtttttatctattgccaactcgtaccttcgattatgccatctattccatgtgttaaactggatcacgctatgtaaaacttcttagtcagctcaattcttctcgcttgtttaacaattcgtaccttgtattaattttaaacaaggtctaagtgtcgtaattttttaaacattcaggcttgtgttaaactgggtcaattgttttgtttttaatttgaaatgtatacgttatacgttaaactgtgtcgaatttattctttattaatttggaatatataataattacttaaataattattactctttactaggctaattacctcttaatttttccttctttatttccttgctatgtctCCATTACAGTACTTAAAAGTTCCCTTttcttaataaattatatttggtgtagaatatatataatttattatgcaCACGTACAAGGTTCTCTCTTAATTTAGTCCACTTGAAAACGATCTTACCTAATCACTTAAAATTATATTAGTTTTGGCCATAATTATAGCTAAAAGTGGTAAGATTATCTCATGAAAACCAATACTATAAAACTGTATATCCCTTTCTAAAAATTAATTAGCTTTAGCTAACTTATAAAAGAGCAAAAATTCAATTCCATTCTTAGGTGTCAGTTGTTATTTGTAAATCAAGATGCTTTTAAGCGTTGTTATTTTCgttgtttaaagttttgttgtgaTCGAGAACTCACATATTCTGTGGTAGGTTGATCATctgctttttttattaattgcaatatttttttttaaattgccgcattgccagattccagtaagagcctaagaaggtatccatttaattctgacaggcaacggtggggaaaatcttttttggacatctacgtcaccAACAAGACACCCTGGTGGTAGaatactaggccagaagaccccagggtagtgccggattaaccgtgttccggctaaaaccttaaccaccgttccagagagctggtcttgccactcaataaacaactaaaataaaaaaactaaaaatttataaataaccatacctattaccgtaaatcagaaaatgtttagACGTAAGggcataaactaataaataatattaactataaatttcagatccctggctcaatttcctcctTTGTCCTCCTGatcctttttcttcatcaccccagaaatcagacagtgtacttctcttcattctttctctcctctcaacattaaatttacaatgtttctttcatccagcccgaaacccattcgcctctcgaaatcacccatctcatttgcccatctctggcagtaaaaaagtatgggcgggagcgtccggtaccccacaaacagtacagtctgccgaggcagatttgcctattctatttgtgaaggtaccaaaactaccatgtccggtcagaaactgcttcagaaagtagtctagtttcctgaacttataTTCCCACCACGgtctcagatcgggaataagctccttcgtccaccttgcctttccacTATCATTCACCCATTATCTCTGtcactctactatcgttctttctctctcattctcatctatatttacatTCATCCTCCTCGCATACATCCTCGCTCGCTCTTtacacaacaaaacgatcggtatcaccgctccaatgacataaAGAGTctcatttgaaactgtcctatatgcgctagataccctgaggagcattctCCTTTGCGAACtctccatcagcttagcgtatttcgcagtgtttagtacACTACACCACACaggggcagcgtaggttaccaccgactggaaaactccatttagcacctttcttttggtgcttcCTGGGCCTCCAAagtttggcatcagccgtatcaacgcttccagatttcggttcgccttctctacTGTCTTTTGAatgtgtactccgaaccttagACCGCCGACGAGGTATGAAGGAATTTTTGAGAGCATAAACCTTCGACCCTTTTAAATACTACCGAAATCCACCTGTTTTGGTCGTATCAGATGTTCCCCAGGAATGTCGTTGAGTTATGTGTAGTAAGTTTTATTGACTATCTTTTAGCGTTATTAAAGTTTCCAAATACCAGAGACAGATCTCTATCTCTCTTCATTTCTTTCAACTCGTGCATAGGTCTTTTACATGTTCCTGTAATTTAGTCAATCCGTTTTGTTGGGAATCTTTctctgaatgatcagatgttgcTCCAATTTACATAAAGCTACACTTCTTTCAAAATCATTCCGTCAATTCTTAGTATCGCTGGATGTGGTATGAGTGCATATGGTAAAGGGAATAGATCTGTATATCTTGCGTTCTTGAAATATTTCGGATACTTGTATGAGGATGCTCAGTAACGGCCAGCAAAAAATTTAACTAATTAAAAAAAGATGATACAGTAGTCGGTACAGTAGACTAGCAAGAAGCTTCATACCATGTttgctgtatttttaaaatttaaataatattttaaaaattaaataaagtagctttattatttatattttaaacaaattgtattacatgaaaatatttcatttgaaGATTATGTTTACTCCTAACTCCACCtattaacgtattaacaaagcatatgttgtttacttctgacagacctgtcaaattcagacgagatattaaattaaaattaagtaaataaagtagctttattatttatattttaaacaaattgtattacatgaaaatatttcatttgcAGATTATGTTTACTCCTAACTCCACCtattaacgtattaacaaagcatatgttgtttacttctgacagacctgtcaaattcagacgagatattaaattaaaataaagatttGATAGCAAATTTAActattatataaactaaacaagatgtttaaaaataataattatatttatataaaattattttaaaacaagaagtgtcataaaaatttaaacagatgattgaatattgttaataattggatgacatttatgacttatAAATTTTGACAATAGTTACGAATTGAATCTTTCATTGatagatattgttttaattttttacttctgatttaatgtctgtattttgtcagttatttttcatgaaatttttaatttaaacctacttAGAATAAATACATGATAGAAACGAATTTATCGAGACTAATGAACCGATATGAAAAAAGCCTTCTTCTCGTAGCGCTAGTTCCGTAACGCTCGTCTTagtattttactatagagaaaaaagtaatacagtGTCAGTATAGAATCTTCCCTTCAGTAATTTcttattaactttttaaaaactttaaatgttTATCAGGTGCTTGGCTCAATCAAAAACGATGTCTGAAATATAGGAAATTAATAATTCTTAAATGGAAtgatggaaataataaaaaaatatcataaaaatctgttttattaccTATCACTAACAATGTACAACATTTAGTCTAATATATCACAATGGGATCACTGTCTTATCATGTTTATTTAACAGCTTACTTGGTTTATGGGGCTAATCATAATAGCAACCCTTTGAGAAGCACCACATCCAACAGTATTTTGAATATAATCTGGGAAATTGCTTTCCAATactcttattcttcttcttcctacgtCAGGGAAAGCGTGGGTGGCAAGATAGTTTTCAGGAGATTTGTAGACTAATTCATAATCTTTAAAATACGGACCAACTTCCCATCTGTAGATTTCAGGTTTGCCTTCAAATCTGAAGAATATGGCAGATCCCAAATCTGTTCCCAAAATTACGATCTTTCCTCCTTTAGGTCCGAGATCTTGTATCTTTCCAGCTGCGCAACCAGCTCTTAAGTAGTCGGTTCGGATCTGGAAGATTCTTGCTCCCGATAAATAAGTGATGACTAAGTAGTTACAGCAATGGGGTTTGTGGATAAGTGCAATGTATAGTACATCTCTTCTACAGCTAGCTACCAATTTTGGTAGAACTACTCTGTATCCCTTATTTCCAGCTACATCGAAAACTAAGATTGATCTTGTGGCAGCGTCACTGACGTAAACGAAAGGTCTGCCATCAGGTGCGTACTCAACGACCAAATATTGCAATCTGGAAGCTTGGGCTACCAATCCGCATAAGTCCAAAACCTTAACTTTCTTTCCGTTGAGAATATTTATAGCAACGACTTTAGGAGGAGATCTTCGCATGGGTGTTTCCAAGGAGTTAACAACACCTGTATCAAGTACCCACAAAATGTTATTTTCATCCAAGTAGAGATCAACAACAGACTGCAAAGCATTAACGTCCCCTTCTTCTTGAGAAGCCCAGCAAGGGAAAGGTTCAATAACAGCTTCACAACCCTTTTGTTTCAATCCTATCTTTCCTAAAGTTAGAGGGACTCCTGGTTTGTATCTTGGCAGTGCTACGAACACTTCATCTTTATACACTTGAGCTCTGGTGGCAATGACGTTCTTGGGAATGTACCGACCTGAGGATTTGTACATCGATTTCGTGGCATCATTGGGCCAATCAAACTGGCCTCCGGTCCACTCGATCAGTTCACACGTATTTTGGGCTTCTACATAGATGAATACCAAGGCCAGAACCAGAAACCCTCTGAAGATCATTTTTCTAAAACAATAAAGAAACGTTAATAATTCAGTAAAAGAGATAGGAGCAAGTACTTCTATTCTAATCTTAATACTTCTATATAAAAAATTCTGGACAAATAGTAGATTATTAGGGATTTTATGGCTGCTGTTTATCAGATATGTCGTTTTGTTACAGATCTAAGTTGTCTAATAAAGAAGGCATTCGAAGTTAGtagaaaaaatattctaaaagtcAATATCAACTAAAAAATCATGATACCCACCAAAGAAAAAATGGAAGATGTACAACGTACAATGTAGAATGTGAAAGCACTGAAGCAAGTATCAGCATACACATactttgcaatatttttaaatgaGGAGCCTGACGCTTAGAACGAATGCATACAAGTGCATACAGCTGAAACAGAAGACCAATACCCGACATACGAAGAAGTAACCCAggcaaaataaaataagaaagcaccAGGCTTTCCAAAAACAAACTAAAGGAAAAAAGCTGTAAAGAAGAAGAGCTGTAGAAAAAAAGACGAATTACCTATAGAATTATTAAAGCTAATTTGAAAAATCGTTAGGCATATTAGTCAAACTTTACAACCATATACAGTGCAAGCTAAAAGTCCCCTCATTCCGCgaatcttttgaacggttatattTATAATAGTGTAATCGTGAAATTTGGAGAGAGGAAATAAACTGGCGTAGGCTTTTAACTAGTcgtaacaggtgacgtaatagtcaTAGAAGACGTTACAGAATCACTGTGACCGATAATTATAAATGGGTTCTATGGCAAGTAatatctcgtttgaaaggtatcgaacatacctattcaatcatactaatttttgTTTGTCAAAAAAGTTTACCTTTTTCAATTCTCTAGTTGATTTTAGTTGGCCAAGTTTTTGCGAAAGCGTTTATACCTTGTATATTTAacttaattattgtttaacaagACATTGGAATGTTTACATAGGCAGAATgttacgtactgtagccgacaaagtagcagctatCTTAATAATTAGTGAATAtagaaataatttccatgcatcggaacgtctttttaatgggAAATACCCCGATCGCCCTATTTCGAAAGCTATATTTGAGAAATCTTCTTCGGAAGTTTGAAATAGCAGGAagtatttaagtatttatttatttaacaatctGGTCGACCAAAAATTAGTGATAAAAAACGACATAATtacagaaatggtagtgaaccgtACTTCTCCTACAGCCCAAATTACGTCTATCTGTGGAATCAGTCAAAGAACAGTACACCGCGAGttgacaaaaaacaaattttatccatccctcaatggaaatgttaacacactcagtgtgaggtattggagtgataCAAATCCTCACGTTTTTCGTGAAAAACATATTCAATTTCcagaaaaagtaaatgtttgggcaggtattttgggaaaccacatagttgggcctgattttctcaatactaacttaaccggtgaagtgtatctggagaagTTGTAAAACTCAATTGAGACATTAATTCTTGAAATTCTGGatgataatccagatgaattcggcaacttcgAAATAACGTTTTAACAatatggtgctcctgcacaccattatggtccAGTAAGCCGTTatctagatgaggaatatcgtgatAGATAGATTGAAGAACAAGATGCGATAGAATGGGCAGCGCGGTCACCGAACCTCACACTATTAGATTTGTTTTTGTGGGGGTACTTGAAACCTAAGGTTTAcgtattgacattttgaaataaCGAATTGTTAAAGAATATTGGGCTATTTCCCCCGATACATTTGAATGAGTAAGACAAGAGTTTagcaataggatgcattactggcAGGAAGTAGAGGGAGCTCAACACTTAATATAATCGTAAGAACTGATTCttaaatctttattaattaaacccaaacaattttagtatttatttaatttatttatcaaaatcagCTTAAACCCAAATATAATTAGTATAATAGAATAGGTATGTTCAATGCCTTTTCAAATTTTAAGACATTGGTATAAATATTAAATTCGAAATTTATACCAAAgcaataaaaatcaaaaaagacaatATAAACCGCAGCCTACTGATTACAAAAATAATGAAGGAATGACAATGAAGGAAAAATAATGACAATGAAGCACAGATAACGGAAATAAAGAATACAGGCTACGATAATGAAGATTACACAAACTTAACAATGAATACGCAAAACTATTACGAAAGATCTAGCGCCATCCCTAGATGAAGTTGAAATCCTTCTTAAGaatctaaaaaacaacaaatgtCCTGTAAGTGATTCTATAACAGCTGATACGTTAAAATACACAAACTACTAAAAAACTTATGGGAAAAGGAAGAACTGATGGCTATCGAAGAACCATCTATGACAAACACATATTATTACCGGAGACCTGAAGATCTCcggtaaaaataacaataacataaataacaataacaactttaaaaataaattacttgttcgtcgtagataaaatatagtatgcaactcgTTACGATTAATTTTCATCTTTGAAACGTTACAGGTTTAATATACGTCGAAAAGAAGTATGTCAGTGAAATCAGATATACAGTGCACTCCGTATGTTTTGTAAACATGATCAAGAGAAACTGTTGCCTAAATGGCTATCGAAGAATC
It encodes:
- the yellow-g2 gene encoding dopaminechrome tautomerase, producing the protein MIFRGFLVLALVFIYVEAQNTCELIEWTGGQFDWPNDATKSMYKSSGRYIPKNVIATRAQVYKDEVFVALPRYKPGVPLTLGKIGLKQKGCEAVIEPFPCWASQEEGDVNALQSVVDLYLDENNILWVLDTGVVNSLETPMRRSPPKVVAINILNGKKVKVLDLCGLVAQASRLQYLVVEYAPDGRPFVYVSDAATRSILVFDVAGNKGYRVVLPKLVASCRRDVLYIALIHKPHCCNYLVITYLSGARIFQIRTDYLRAGCAAGKIQDLGPKGGKIVILGTDLGSAIFFRFEGKPEIYRWEVGPYFKDYELVYKSPENYLATHAFPDVGRRRIRVLESNFPDYIQNTVGCGASQRVAIMISPINQVSC